AGAGTGTGCGGTGCGTAGTTTTTGGCACGTTGTTTACTCGAGATTATGGCGCGAGACCGTGGAGTCACTTGACGTACGCGATCGTACGATCATTAAGCTCAATTGACCTCTCTCGGCAGCAGCTCGGTGTCCGACCGTGCACCGTTCCGCGGCTCTGTTTTAGTCTATCCCGTACTACGCGGCTATGCGATGATGTGCGATTCTTATGATTCTGACACTCCGACGGGTGACGATGGACCGTAGAAGAAAGGGAGGGTACTGAACGAGGGGCTTGCGCTACGCAATTGCATCATATTACGTGCCGGCGTGTGGTGTGTTATTGTGGTTATAGCTCCGTTCGgatacgacgatgatgatgatgatgatgatgatgatgcgatgttCGTCGTCGATGTGTTATGCCATTTCCCACACCGACGCACGTTATCATCGTACGATCGTGTACGCGTaagacgaacgaagaaaaatgggaaatcaaAATGCTGCCAAAGGCAAGGAACAGGAAGTGATACCGAAGCATTATATTCCCCTCACACCTTCACCCTCCCCATGGGTTCCATTTTTAAGTGTGAACCACGGGCTTCTCCCCTCCCGCGGtcacgctgctgctaatcGTATTGGCCCGGGCGACGGCTGTAATAACGGTTTGGTGCGGTCGTAAGGTGCCGTAACTAATGTCGAGGCGTTCGAAATCATAATTTGCACGCGCGTCCTACCGAAACCGTCTCGCTACCACCCGGATGCACGACCGGTGCGGAGAGTGCGTTGTATTGAATGAGTCACTAAGATCACGTGATGTGATCATATAGTAGTAGCAAGCACCCACCCCACGACCAATGCTTCAATAATGGCTCGATCAGTAAAGATAAATGAATTACTGTATTGGTGAACGATGATATGATTGGTGATAAGTAGAAGAGAAGATTGCCGCAGCATTTCTTACCCGTACCTAATAATCTTCGCATATTGCATCACGTTGCACCGACTCCGGCCGAATGCTCTTATCCGTTGCGTTCCTCGACGGAACGGTGACCTAAATACTGGAAACGAAACCAAGGAACATCTCCATCTGGCATCTGGTACACCGTACGGTTAGATCAAACGTGATTGCGTAGCTCAgaaccgtcggtcggtctgccGAATTGGAGAAATCTCCCCCTAAAATCGGAGAACATCCCTTCACAGCTCATTGCAGCGCAACAGTACCTTTCACTGCTTCGCTTTCCCTTAGCTTGGATTCGCGAGGTACGCAACTTCCGTCTTCTTGTTTCTTCATCCGGGAACACAGGAGGTGCTGTGTGCTAGGTGCTCACTccctcgctctgtctctccatCTATAGCGCGCTCGAAACACGAGAACATGATAATTTACGATCCTGAAGCACTAACCCTTCTCCGCTAACACAGCTAACACTTAAAACACATCTCCGATCAGCTGGCTGAAGGAATGGTTGCTctgacgatcgatcgtgctcTCGGACTCTCACTTTATCTGCCCCCTGCATTCGTGGTGAAATGTAGTTTTGGAGCAACTTTCAATTTCctaaacacaaaaaccacggccacggcgctGTGTGATCCGCACGGCCGAACTGCTGAGAACGTTAAAATTGGGGAACACAATTAAGCAACACCGCGGGCAGCAAGTTAGTGTGTCTGATTGGAGGACCTAGTAGACGGTTGCGCCAGTTCATTGTGGCCACACAGGATGATTTACTTGGATCTACTGCGCGTTCATTAGTCGCTTGTGTAACAATCGAGATCAAAGCAGGTCTCCCGTGTCGATCAGAGCCTTCTTTTGCTATGTAGTGTACGAAAGCGTAGTTTTGTTTAAGTAGCGCCATGCTACAACTTAttcttcaccatcatctgatttgtgtttttttccttcttttctctttcgtccAATTGCAGAAAGGCCCGGCGCAAGGAACGAGACGGCGATTCAAACCAGGGCGACACAAAGCTTTACCTTGAGGAGGGACTGTTAGAGCGGAAGCTACCGGATGCCGATCTGCGGTTACTAGTCGATCTGCCCGCCGGCCTGGACTACAATGAGTGGCTTGCATCGCACAGTAAGTATTCCCCGAGCTTAACGACACGAAAAACGGTGCCACGAAGTTGTACATTTTCACCAATTTAAAGATAAGCCGGGGGAAAATCTTTAAATTGTTTTGCTGATTATTAAATTCAATGATTATTGTGCTTGATTATTCAAGCAGAAATTAACGCATATCAGTAACTTCGCTATTTTCCTATGCTTTGTAACAAATTTTATGTTACTTGCGAGCAATTTGTTTGTGAAAGTAAGCTGGAATAGCTTTGCACGCGGATAAATTAGCGTGAtccttccccaaaaattaGCGAAGAATTCACTGTTTCTGACCTCGCACCTACTAGTGAACCATCTATCCTCCATAATAGGGCCCAATGTACAGCCCACCAAACTAGAAAACGGTACTGATGAGACACCATGGGTTGTCTGAAATTGCTCAtgaaaatcaatcatcaatcaacTTGCCCGTCGGCAGAAGATgtgctcatcatcaccacagtACAATCAACCCAGACATGGTGTCGCCCACCAGTGTCGCGCATGGTGGCAGTGGTTAAACACGTATTGACGCGATCGAcccaaatacaaaaaaatccctcaaaaagaaaaaaggttcaacacacacgcgtcaTTCTCATCATGGCATATGCCATGGCGTTTGAACAGCATCGGTGAGATTTACCCTGCTACGCACGCCATCCACCCGGAGCCCGCTCATCAGGCCTTTTGCGTTGGTATACGACGAGATATGACTCACGATATTCACTGTGcctgcgcgtgtatgtgtgtttgattgtaaaaaacaaaaaaaaccccagtCCGGCCAGTGACAACGACCCGAAAGCGTCTCATCGGATACGCGGGGTTTTTAGATGATAGATGACCTCAGCCAAGCCCCCCCGGAGACGAGCGCATTCATTCTTCATCTTTCGTTTCGTACGAAGTTAGTCAAAGTAGGCGTCTGGCAGGGAGTCTCTGCTGGCGTGGTGCTTGAGTGACTGACACAGATGGTAACATCAGAAACGATTTTGCTTACCTCGAACATCAGACGTACGGCGGTGTCATCTCTGGGAAGGGTCTAGAAGGCTACACAATCAGTGCCTCGATCATGCGGATGATAATGCTGGCTGAAAAAGGTGGTcaaaaataaaagataaaagaaaaaaatataggGCAAGCGCCTTATCATGTGGGCCCATTTGAGATATTGGTGTTGATAAACTAATATAAAGCCCTTCTCAATAAtctcatcagcaccaccgtgCGCCATAAACGATCTTCGGTCAATCCATCTTCAATTCATTCTACGTTTTATGACTaccgagcgaaaaaaaaactgcagaATCATTATAGTCTGAACGTGACCGTCCTTTTGACGATACCGATTATCGCTAGGCAGAAGGGTCCCAGTAATGATAACATTGAACTCGCGTAAAGCTACCGTGGCACCGGCCAGCTGCTGTCGTCGCTAAATCGACACTTGATCTTGCAGACTAATGAAAGCAGACGGCAGGCGAAATTGATAGAAAAGGCCTGAGACGCATTAAAAACACATCTTTTTCTCTCGGTTGCTGGTAGAATGCGCTGCTGAGGCGCCGACGAATCAGACATCGTAGGAGTGTGAATGGTGTCTGTCAACTTTGTGTTCACTTTCGGTTTAAAATTATCATAACAGATGGTAGCGATTGGAAGCGGATTACGTTTTAGTTTGTTCGAAGTTGGTTCTCCTGCGGTTGACAAATGACCGCGAAGGTCGTCTGTGTTTGGATTCTGTTAGTTATGTAACCGAATGAAACCTTCGCGTTTCAAGTCAAGTCTACACTTTTTACTATAAACTGGTGGTCGTTGGGTTAACCGATAAGGACAATGTTGAATAATAAAATGTTATAACAaaaactcttcttcttccattttagCCCTTGCGCTGTTCGAGCACGTTAACCTAGTGTACGGTACCATCAGTGAATTCTGCACCACATCCGGCTGTCCTGATATGACCGGTCCAGGAACGAGGTAAACCACTCAACACGCTCCATGCTTACTTAACACTAGCAGGCAATGACCGAAAAACGCTCAACACCAACAAAGTAGTAAAGCGACAATCGTCAGCAAGCCCTGGCCAAAGAAAGGAACCGCTAAAACCATTAAACAAAACACAGGCATAGTGCTGCCCCCAAGAGCACCACAAACCTTTCCATTGTTTCACGATTTTTAATTCTCTTTCGAGGGTAGGCGGATAGAAAGTAagtttagccgtggccacggtATTGCACCGCTGGCAACCGCCTATTTGCATATCGGTGTGTCGATAGAGCCGAGTGAGAATCGGCCCCATTACTGGTCCGATCTAGCACGGCAATAGTCGTGGTGGAGGTCGCATGAGAATGCTTTGGGTGACGAGAGTGAAGCGGAGAATTTATGGTACAACTTTCTTCCGCGGAGCAGATCGAAAGAGGTAAATTGCTATTCCAAGCACGCATTCGCCTCGGGACTCCTGGCGTAACCGAGTTGCTGCAGCCGCACGAGTACGGTGAATGCATCGGATGCGCTAGTGCTCGGTTTTACGATGATCATAAACGATTGGGAATCGTGGATCGTTGATGGAATTACTAGGTCTGCACGACTTCGGCCTGATTGTGATCCGATGGGATTTTCATGAGGAAGcattaaattcaaatccaaaagTGTCCCGAATTCGTAATTTAGTGCTGATAATTTCCAAACTGCTTCAAACAATTGAAGCGATTGACAGCAATTTTCAAACCGTTTCGAATGAAACGACGttagaactttttttttggccattATGAACTTGAAAAGCTATCTTAACATTTTTATCATACCGTATCTGTTCAATTGCGGTTTGACCCAAGGAGTGTAATGATACATGGGTAGAACGAACACTAACATCCGGCAGTTGAAGCGATATGAATCTCAAAATATCTATGAACCCCCCGCCCCTTCTGTTGCTTCCTTGTCCTACGCCTGTTCAGAACTCGAGAGACATAAACGGTCGATGCACCTTTTGATGAGACCCGCAAGCAACACATAAACCCGAgttaaggaaaagaaataaaattcaaGATGTTTCTCACACAAAGGGATTGTTGGGGGTTTCTTCATATGCCCAATCGCTCTTACCAGTCCCCGGCTTTGatctgtccgtccgttcacCAATTGCGTTCGTGCGCTTCCTCCCAGACCGCCCATGGTGCTGTTGGATGTTCGATTTTTgccgcatgatgatgctgatggagctTCGAAtattttttggggagaggAATGACAGTGCGCATTCTGTTCGCTGACCTTCGATCGGCACTTCTGGGTTCTCGATAACAATTCATAGTCGATAGTCTAGCGATATCGTTTATGAGGATGGTAATGTTTGAAGCGATACCGGCAGACAGCGGTGTACTGTTCATGTGTTCCAAGCCTACGCTGTAAATTCAGGAAGGAATGTAGACATGTTTTTGAGCTTGAAGATGGTGGAATTGAAAGTGTAAAAGGCACAATTTCAGCTTTTTACCATTTTGTTACCTTGGAGCTGCTGTATTGCATATGTTCTGTAGAAGCTTTGAATAGAGAATCGATTAGCAACAAAGTGGTCTGTCTCACTCTTTGAGTTAAGAATGATTTTTTGGATTATTTTCTTCGATCAGAACAAACTGTGGCTCTTAACGTTTTCATAATACTAATCTACCAATcatgtggttttttttcttttctctttgctAGGATGTACCTTTGGTTCGATGAAAAGGGCAAGAAGACGCGCGTGGCGGCACCACAGTACATCGACTACGTGATGACGTTCACTCAGAAGACGGTCAGCGATGAGTCGATCTTTCCCACCAAATACGCCAACGAGTTCCCCAGCTCGTTCGAAAGCATCGCACGCAAAATCGTCCGCCTGCTGTTTCACGTGATCGCGCACCTGTACGCGGCGCACTTCCGCGAGGTCGCTCTGCTCGGGCTGCACGCCCACCTTAACCTCACCTTCGCCCATCTGACCGCGTTCCATAGGTATAGTGCCACGGCCAGCGACCGGTTTCTAAGCCGACCGCACACTCATGCGCTAACCTTACTGCTTCTTTTCCTATTTCAGGCGATACAATCTGATAGAATCCAAAGAAACGGAAGTCCTGCGCGATCTGGAGATTGCGCTCCGCCTCACCGACGAtccgacggcggcggtggacaAGGACAGTAGTGCCTCGATCGTGTCGACCACGgtttcgtcgtcctcgtcgtcctcaaCTGGGGCGACCAATgctaacagcaacagcaaccacaatgCGACGATCTGTTCGTCCTCGTCCAACTCCTCGACCGCTTCCTCTTCGCCACCGTTGCTTCTACCGGGCTcggccaccaaccaagcgaccggtggtggtgccggtgcccaCACGAACAACGcgtgttcctcctcctcgtccccCAACATTGGCCGCTGTGCGGAGAACAataatagcagcagtagtgatAACGTGCCGCCGTTCGGTGCCGGAGCAACCCTCATCGATGGTGACGCGACGGCGCAACCAATCTGCAAGCAACCGCTCGAGTCGGGTGGCAGTAGCTGCGTTGTAAATAGTTGTAgtaatcaccaccacccgccaggcagcggtgccggtggcaatCCAATTCTCGGCGgaaaggatcagcagcagcaccaccatcaccagcatatGATGATGCAATCGTCgtgcggtggcagtggcagtagtacGGGCAGTGTTGGTGTCGTCGGTTGTGGCGTTGGCTATAGTGTGGTtgccggtagtggtggtggaggtggtggcggtaccgGTGCAGGAGGTGCTGGAAGTGCAAGTGCCGCCAACGCGCAGCCAACGGCATAGTGGATACGCTGGACAGCGAccgttggtgccggtgccggaaccGTGTTCCTGCTGGGCGGGGTCGCCTGCTGTGGCGCCCTTCAGGTGCCCACACAAATCTGACCAAAATGTGATcttacagcaaaacaaaacaaacaaaacaaatgaaaagaaaagaaaagaaaagaaagaaaaacacgatAAAAACGAGAAGCGAAACCATAAAGATATGGTGGGGTTGACGCAGAAGACTCGTTTGAAAGCGGATAGtatgaaaagggagagagagagagagaggagtgtgCGTGCAAAAAAGGAATCAGCAGCGGttgaaaagcagcaaaaaatgcatcaaacgCGCCTCCCGAGCGCGATCAGGAGCGTAATCGTGATGTGTAGCGCACAGTCAGAGCCAAATATCGTTTCTGCGTATGATCGAATGCCGCGGAcgagagaaacaaagagagagagaaagggagagaggcaTAGGAACGCTAAAAGGGCACACGGTTTGGgttcttatttatttttaccaCTTCAAATCCTTATTTTGTGTCTGTCCCGCGTGTTTCATTCGGAACAAATTGCTTTACCATGTTGCTAATGTAATTACTAAGTTTAGACCattcaaaatgtcaaaatcCTGAATGTCAGAAGCATTTTAGTTTCGACTAACCATGTTAACGCAGCCGCTCTATCCCTTTGTCAAAGTAGCCCGAGGGCGTTActaacgatttttttttttgattccTGATCATGCTCGGCCTCACAGTTAACCGATAGGAcaatattaattttattttatttttaattcgaTTTCCGGAGTTTCCTACCCTTTTTCCGTTGGTCCGTTGCATGTTTTCCGCTAGCGAGATAGACTGCAAGCAAGAAACGAGGTTCTGGTTAGTGAGCTCTATGATCTCTCGGCTCACGATTGTGCTGATGGTGTAGCTGCACACCATTCTCTATCTGTAAATCCGCACTTTGTTAACCTTCGGCCGCTCCGACGCCGTGCTGTGGCAATATTTTTAACAATCGGCTGCCCTACATCCTAGACTACAGAATAGTGAAACGGTGTGTCGCAGGAATTTCgatcaaacaataaaaaagtaCATTGCACTCTTAAGCCACGCTGTTCTCCATCGACATACGACAGAAGGAGGAACGCAGTTGATCGAACCAACTCCCGAACATTACGCTGTCACTACATTGTTCCTATATTTTTCGTAAATTTCTACTCCTGACTAAGATGCTttggtagttttttttttctagaccTTTTCCTTTACTTTTCTGTTATTTGTAGACccgaaaatgaaatgcaaaaacgtAGTATCTAGTTACTGTTGTCTGTTTAAGTTATAATTCCTTTTACTGCCAAGCAGTATGCTTCCCATCCTCCTTGATTAAGGGTTGGCTTCTATGTTGTACTGCCTGACCTAAATGGTTCTCAACATTGCGTGCATGCGTATGCAAACAGTAGGCCAAGTTGCTGCTGACAAAGGAGCTCGCAACCCGAAGACACATTTTCATGGTTTTCTTGTAtctttttcatgtttctgTTAGGTTGTTCTAATTGATGATAATACAGATATTAGAAATTGTCTCTTTAGTTcattattattcattttttcttgttgACCCTTTCCTTCTGATGCATACTCCCCCCAATGATGATAGATAATCATCGAGGTGTTAATGAAATTGATGTGGACAGCACCAGCATTGTGCTATGGGGATGGTAGTACTATTCCCATTTGTTTTCCGCCTTATACGCCTCGGCCGCGATATCCTCTACTACTCTATCAGCAATTGTACCACAGATGTTGTGTAGGTATCGTGACTAAGCCCCATTTGGATGCTCTTCTACTGGTTGTTCTCGCTTCGCCGCGTTTTGCACGACGCAAGGAGTATTCAGATGTACTAGATGGACCGAcgtaaaagaataaaaaaaagaattttaaTAGATCAAGAAGCATCTCCAAAGGCATAAGATCACTTCCATAAAATAGAAGAGTAAGGTGAAGAAATCTCCTACCCTCctcttaacacacacacacacacacacacagacaaataCATTGCACCGAGCTGTCCTCAGATGGACCTGAACGAGTCACCAGCTCAAAAAAGGTCACCAATTAAACCAGGAATCGCACCGAActttgctactgttgctgcaagCTGTGCAACAACATAATCGCTGCAATATAGGCGCTAGGCCCGCTGACAAAGCAAGGCATCAAGGCATCAAGTGGAAAGAGAAAAGCGAACAATCGAATCCTTAATCCCGTATAACGTAGCACTTCTCGCTTCCTCTCGTCCGAACAAGCGAACTGACGCGCAAGCTAATGATGGAGTATAGTACTGAAGCTAACGCCGCAATTCAGGAGACGTCAATCGTATGTCactaaaacataaaataaaacacaagaaCACAGAAGTAGGTCTatgagaaaaaaaggtaaatacatataaatatatataaatatatatatatttaataCAGAGTAATATAGAGTGAAAATATAGAAGAAGAGACGACGGAGAACGCAAAAAAGCGTACGGTCGGTTAAAAGAGCGAAATGTTATTGAAAAAGGAATATGTAGCCGAAGGGGgtgaaccggaaacggaaagtaGTGAGATGCCAACGGGGCGCTCTTGCTGTGCAAAGCAAAAACAGTATAGTATAAGATAAAGACAAATAAGGCTCCGCATCTCCTCACCACCCAACCCTCTCTCCACCATGAATGCCCTTCACGATCGCCCGCCCGCCTGCCCGCCTGACCGCCAGCCTACCCTCCCTATCAGCTAAAACACGTGCAAGACTTCGGAAGTTGTTAATGGGTCGATTTTGGAGTCGCcagtgcgtttgtgtgcgagtgcgtgtgtatgtgtgcgtgtgttctcTAGTGTTATGTATGGGCTAGCCGCGTGATAGGGTTTGaggggcaggaggaggagggtcaGGGGATGTGGGGTCGTTAGATAAGAgagaatggggggggggggggagtgagagGGATCACACAGAAAATGGTAACCGTTTTGCGTAACTTAGGACGGCAGAACAAAGGTatcaaagaaaacaaaacaaaaagtcgAAGAAATACACCTTAAACTTGCTgcattgttgttattgctggcTCTGTTGCCCGTCGTGTTGTATTGAAAGAAACAGACGAATCGAAGCAGAaataaaattacaaacaaaaaaaacacaaaaaaaacggaaataaacACATAAAAATGAAAGTATTTATCGCGATAGTGGTGTGTGAGAAGTAGGCAAACGCGGGGATGAAGAGAAGATTGCAAATGGAGTGTAGCCGCGGAATTCGCGCGTCTCGATGTGTCACAGCAACGTAGTAACCGAAACACTTTACCCGGTTTCCAGGGTCCTATCCGTGACATTTGAACTAAAGAGAAGGCGACAGatcgagcaagagagagagagagagagggcgagaagaaaagagaaagagtttACAGGATCATGCATACAGTGTTTCTTTATGCACTACTTTCCTGTGGTCTCTGTGTACCTTTATGTTCCGATCATTTTCAGTCatcctatttttttttcgtttttgtgttCCGTTGATCGTATTTGACCATTACGGTCGGCGATGGTTGCAACACAAGCGAGATTTCGTTTCTGAACATTATACGAAGTCGGTTCAAGCACCCGGTTACtatttcaacacacacacacacctcatcGCACTCTTCAGCTGTCGCATGGAAACATCATCCTCAGCGAGGCTCCGATAGGCATAAAGGAGTattgcatttaatttatgGTTTGATTTTCATTGACTACGAATCGTACACACAGAAACACCCATCGTGGTTACAGCATGGTTGGTTGCCGGTGCAGGTTagtgtggtttttgggaaccACGGAGTCCGttgtaaaaaagaaatgtgATAGAAATGTGAATGATGCAGCGTTTCAGAGCGAGCGTTGATCCCCTACTCTTGTCCAAAGCaaatcatacaaaaaaaatcctgcACAGCACAGAAATATACAGCATAAATGGCGGCAAGTCTAAAGCACCGACCGTAATgctaaacataaaaaaacgacGCTTTCCAGTAGCGCTAATATATCCTAGCTTAGTCTTTTCGACGGAGAATCTAAGCAGGAAGTTGAACAAACAGTTATACATACGAatcacactcaaacacacgaacacagagTAGTTGAAGCAAATTGATCATAGTGAGTGActaagaggaaagaaaaaacagaagaaatatagaaagagggaggaaaaggaagagaatgagagagagagagagagagagagagagagagagagagagagggagagaaagagagtaaggCCGTAGAAAGATGTAACGAATGGATAGTGGTTATGCTATGTGTTAATTATTAGAGATAAAAATGGCGATAACATAAAAACATAACAGAAAGTGTAAATGAATATGAacaaaaaattgaaagaaatcgGAGAACGATGGTAAGTGGAAAGTGAATAAAAAGTGGGTAAAGAGTGGATAATTTATTGCTTATAGTAGTTTTACATATTAAAGAAAATTATATACTATAACCATCAGTTAGTATCGGTAAACTTAGCCGACCAAAACCAATTGCACGAGTTTTCAATCTCAACTAGCGTAACATTGGGAAACATTTGCTGAAGCCCGTGCAGATTATTGGAATCCAATTCACAGTTTTCGAATCGTAGCTTACACATTCGATACATTGGACCGTCCATGTCGAGGAATACCCTCTGACTGAATTTTGAATGCCTTGAAGAGTTGATGATACTCTGTATA
This sequence is a window from Anopheles darlingi chromosome 3, idAnoDarlMG_H_01, whole genome shotgun sequence. Protein-coding genes within it:
- the LOC125955922 gene encoding MOB kinase activator-like 2 isoform X1; this translates as MHGGGIGSGSSGSSGTSGFTKMWTTAVLNAITSRATSASKNLSVRYSTIPSNDGTGVSSTASSSNLSKIMGGSGIILPLDVEETVTCFCRKARRKERDGDSNQGDTKLYLEEGLLERKLPDADLRLLVDLPAGLDYNEWLASHTLALFEHVNLVYGTISEFCTTSGCPDMTGPGTRMYLWFDEKGKKTRVAAPQYIDYVMTFTQKTVSDESIFPTKYANEFPSSFESIARKIVRLLFHVIAHLYAAHFREVALLGLHAHLNLTFAHLTAFHRRYNLIESKETEVLRDLEIALRLTDDPTAAVDKDSSASIVSTTVSSSSSSSTGATNANSNSNHNATICSSSSNSSTASSSPPLLLPGSATNQATGGGAGAHTNNACSSSSSPNIGRCAENNNSSSSDNVPPFGAGATLIDGDATAQPICKQPLESGGSSCVVNSCSNHHHPPGSGAGGNPILGGKDQQQHHHHQHMMMQSSCGGSGSSTGSVGVVGCGVGYSVVAGSGGGGGGGTGAGGAGSASAANAQPTA
- the LOC125955922 gene encoding MOB kinase activator-like 2 isoform X4 — its product is MGKARRKERDGDSNQGDTKLYLEEGLLERKLPDADLRLLVDLPAGLDYNEWLASHTLALFEHVNLVYGTISEFCTTSGCPDMTGPGTRMYLWFDEKGKKTRVAAPQYIDYVMTFTQKTVSDESIFPTKYANEFPSSFESIARKIVRLLFHVIAHLYAAHFREVALLGLHAHLNLTFAHLTAFHRRYNLIESKETEVLRDLEIALRLTDDPTAAVDKDSSASIVSTTVSSSSSSSTGATNANSNSNHNATICSSSSNSSTASSSPPLLLPGSATNQATGGGAGAHTNNACSSSSSPNIGRCAENNNSSSSDNVPPFGAGATLIDGDATAQPICKQPLESGGSSCVVNSCSNHHHPPGSGAGGNPILGGKDQQQHHHHQHMMMQSSCGGSGSSTGSVGVVGCGVGYSVVAGSGGGGGGGTGAGGAGSASAANAQPTA
- the LOC125955922 gene encoding MOB kinase activator-like 2 isoform X2, yielding MLRSPAHLIGHGPGPGGGGVMGLHSHASSPPHARPSLFDSCHRKIRLIGGGPVAFLGGLVAKARRKERDGDSNQGDTKLYLEEGLLERKLPDADLRLLVDLPAGLDYNEWLASHTLALFEHVNLVYGTISEFCTTSGCPDMTGPGTRMYLWFDEKGKKTRVAAPQYIDYVMTFTQKTVSDESIFPTKYANEFPSSFESIARKIVRLLFHVIAHLYAAHFREVALLGLHAHLNLTFAHLTAFHRRYNLIESKETEVLRDLEIALRLTDDPTAAVDKDSSASIVSTTVSSSSSSSTGATNANSNSNHNATICSSSSNSSTASSSPPLLLPGSATNQATGGGAGAHTNNACSSSSSPNIGRCAENNNSSSSDNVPPFGAGATLIDGDATAQPICKQPLESGGSSCVVNSCSNHHHPPGSGAGGNPILGGKDQQQHHHHQHMMMQSSCGGSGSSTGSVGVVGCGVGYSVVAGSGGGGGGGTGAGGAGSASAANAQPTA
- the LOC125955922 gene encoding MOB kinase activator-like 2 isoform X3 encodes the protein MKSVDERAPSSKLGLIECILYLRKPMWQVGIVPAKLTDALGSLVRYAQESLNIFFCPTKARRKERDGDSNQGDTKLYLEEGLLERKLPDADLRLLVDLPAGLDYNEWLASHTLALFEHVNLVYGTISEFCTTSGCPDMTGPGTRMYLWFDEKGKKTRVAAPQYIDYVMTFTQKTVSDESIFPTKYANEFPSSFESIARKIVRLLFHVIAHLYAAHFREVALLGLHAHLNLTFAHLTAFHRRYNLIESKETEVLRDLEIALRLTDDPTAAVDKDSSASIVSTTVSSSSSSSTGATNANSNSNHNATICSSSSNSSTASSSPPLLLPGSATNQATGGGAGAHTNNACSSSSSPNIGRCAENNNSSSSDNVPPFGAGATLIDGDATAQPICKQPLESGGSSCVVNSCSNHHHPPGSGAGGNPILGGKDQQQHHHHQHMMMQSSCGGSGSSTGSVGVVGCGVGYSVVAGSGGGGGGGTGAGGAGSASAANAQPTA